The following nucleotide sequence is from Pseudomonas sessilinigenes.
GTCGCCTCAGGACTTGTTGCCCCATGTATAAAGACCTGCAGTTTCCGATCCTGATCGTGCACCGTGACATCAAGGCCGATACGGTCGCGGGGGACCGGGTACGAGGGATCGCCCGGGAACTGGAAAAGGATGGCTTCAGCATCTTTTCCGCAGTGGATTATGCCGAGGGGCGGCTGGTGGCTTCCACGCACCATGGCCTGGCCTGCATGTTGATCGCCGCCGAGGGCGCTGGGGAGAACACCCACCTGCTGCAAAACATGGTGGAGCTGATTCGTTTGGCCAGGGTGCGCGCACCGCTGTTGCCGATCTTTGCCCTGGGCGAGCAGGTGACCCTGGAAAACGCCCCGGCCGACGCCATGAGCGAACTCAACCAGTTGCGCGGCATCCTCTATTTGTTCGAAGACACCGTGCCGTTCCTGGCCCGGCAAGTGGCCCGGGCCGCACGCAATTACCTCGATGGCCTGTTGCCGCCATTCTTCAGGGCCCTGGTGCAACACACCGCCGACTCCAACTATTCCTGGCATACCCCGGGGCATGGTGGTGGCGTGGCGTATCGCAAGAGTGCGGTGGGGCAGGCGTTTCATCAGTTCTTCGGCGAGAACACCCTGCGTTCGGACCTGTCGGTGTCGGTGCCGGAACTGGGCTCGCTGCTGGATCACACCGGCCCCCTGGCGGAAGCCGAGGCCCGCGCCGCGCGCAACTTCGGCGCCGATCACACCTTCTTCGTGATCAATGGCACCTCCACGGCCAACAAGATCGTCTGGCACTCCATGGTCGGTCGTGACGACCTGGTGCTGGTGGATCGCAACTGCCACAAGTCGATCCTGCATTCGATCATCATGACCGGCGCGATCCCCCTGTACCTGTGTCCGGAGCGCAACGAGCTGGGGATCATCGGGCCGATTCCCCTCGAGGAATTCAGCACCGAGTCGATCCAGGCCAAGATCGATGCCAGCCCGCTGACGCGTGGCCGTGCACCGAAGGTCAAGTTGGCAGTGGTCACCAATTCGACCTACGACGGGCTGTGCTACAACGCCGAGCTGATCAAGCAGAGCCTGGGCAGCAGCGTCGAGGTCCTGCATTTCGATGAAGCGTGGTACGCCTATGCGGCGTTCCACGAGTTCTTTGCCGGCCGCTATGGCATGGGGACCTCGCGTTCGGCCGACAGTCCGCTGGTGTTCACCACCCATTCCACCCACAAGCTGCTGGCGGCCTTCAGCCAGGCTTCGATGATCCATGTGCAGGACGGTGGCGCCCGGCAACTGGATCGTGACCGCTTCAACGAAGCCTTCATGATGCACATCTCCACCTCCCCGCAGTACAGCATTATCGCTTCGCTGGACGTGGCCTCGGCCATGATGGAGGGCCCGGCAGGGCGCTCGCTGCTACAGGAAATGTTCGACGAGGCCCTGAGCTTCCGCCGTGCTCTGGCCAACCTGCGGCAGAACATCGCCGCCGATGACTGGTGGTTTTCGGTCTGGCAGCCGGAACGGGTCGAAGGTATCGATCAGGTATGCACGGGCGACTGGTTGCTGGAGGCCGACGGCGAGTGGCATGGCTTTGCCGGCGTCACCGACGACTATGTACTGCTCGATCCGATCAAGGTGACGCTGGTGATGCCTGGCCTGACCGCCGGAGGAGCCCTGAGCGAGCATGGGATTCCCGCGGCGGTGGTCAGCAAGTTCCTGTGGGAGCGTGGGCTGGTGGTGGAGAAGACGGGCCTGTATTCCTTCCTGGTGCTGTTCTCCATGGGCATCACCAAGGGCAAGTGGAGCACCTTGCTTACCGAGCTTCTGGAGTTCAAGCGCAATTACGACGCCAACGCCAGCCTGGCCAGTTGCCTGCCCAGTGTCGCCAGCCAGGACCCGCAGCGTTACCAGGGCATGGGGCTGCAGGACCTGTGTGACCAGTTGCATGCCTGTTATCGCAGCAACGCCACGGCCAAGCACCTCAAGCGCATGTACACGGTATTGCCGGAGGTGGCGATGAAACCTGCCGACGCCTACGACCACCTGGTGCGCGGCGATGTCGAGGCAGTCTCCATCGACCAGTTGCAGGGGCGCATCGCCGCCGTGATGCTGGTGCCTTACCCGCCAGGCATTCCGTTGATCATGCCCGGCGAGCGCTTCACCGAATCGACCCGCTCGATCATCGACTACCTGGCGTTCGCCCGCGCCTTCGATAGCAGCTTCCCGGGCTTTGTCGCCGATGTGCACGGTCTGCAACATGAAGAACAAGGCAATGGGCGGCACTACACCGTCGATTGCATCAAGGAGTAAGGAGCCTGCCGTTATGCCGTCCACGGTCAATGTTGGGAAGTCGCGAGTGCAGGTTCGTGTCGCCGATGCAGGGTTCGCGGCCTATATCAATGGCAGTGACTTCAGTTTCCAGGTCGATGCCTACGCCGAGGTCGCGCACGGGGTAGCGGTGACCGACTGGCCGCTGTGCCGGATCGCCTCCTATCGCAAGTGCTATGGCATCGATCCCGAGGAATTCAGCAGCTATCGCAATGCGCCGGACAGCGAAGTCTTCATGGCTTATCTCGATGGCCAGGCGGTCGGGCACGTGGTGGTCAGTACCAACTGGAATGGGTATGGGCATATCGATGAACTGGCGGTCCACGCCCCGGCGCGAGGTCACGGGGTGGCCAGGACACTGCTGGAAGTCGCGCAGTTCTGGAGTCGCAGGAAGGGTTTGCCGGGGGTGATGCTGGAGACCCAGAACAACAACCTGGGTGCCTGTCGCCTGTATGAACGTTGCGGTTATGTCGTGGGCGGGGTGGATCGCCTGCGTTATCGCGGTATCGATCCACAGACTCGCGAGGTGGCGATCTTCTGGTACCTGCTGTTCGCCGAAGACCCCGCAGGCAACGCTTCTTAACCTGCAAGCAGCGCCGTGGCCTGTTCGCCCAGCAGCTCCATCAGGGCATTGAGCAGGGGCGAGGTTTCGCTGCCCTTGCGGCGCAGGGCATACAGGGTGATGCCGATGGGGGGCGATAAAGGGCTGATATCGAGACCCGC
It contains:
- a CDS encoding Orn/Lys/Arg decarboxylase N-terminal domain-containing protein, which encodes MYKDLQFPILIVHRDIKADTVAGDRVRGIARELEKDGFSIFSAVDYAEGRLVASTHHGLACMLIAAEGAGENTHLLQNMVELIRLARVRAPLLPIFALGEQVTLENAPADAMSELNQLRGILYLFEDTVPFLARQVARAARNYLDGLLPPFFRALVQHTADSNYSWHTPGHGGGVAYRKSAVGQAFHQFFGENTLRSDLSVSVPELGSLLDHTGPLAEAEARAARNFGADHTFFVINGTSTANKIVWHSMVGRDDLVLVDRNCHKSILHSIIMTGAIPLYLCPERNELGIIGPIPLEEFSTESIQAKIDASPLTRGRAPKVKLAVVTNSTYDGLCYNAELIKQSLGSSVEVLHFDEAWYAYAAFHEFFAGRYGMGTSRSADSPLVFTTHSTHKLLAAFSQASMIHVQDGGARQLDRDRFNEAFMMHISTSPQYSIIASLDVASAMMEGPAGRSLLQEMFDEALSFRRALANLRQNIAADDWWFSVWQPERVEGIDQVCTGDWLLEADGEWHGFAGVTDDYVLLDPIKVTLVMPGLTAGGALSEHGIPAAVVSKFLWERGLVVEKTGLYSFLVLFSMGITKGKWSTLLTELLEFKRNYDANASLASCLPSVASQDPQRYQGMGLQDLCDQLHACYRSNATAKHLKRMYTVLPEVAMKPADAYDHLVRGDVEAVSIDQLQGRIAAVMLVPYPPGIPLIMPGERFTESTRSIIDYLAFARAFDSSFPGFVADVHGLQHEEQGNGRHYTVDCIKE
- a CDS encoding GNAT family N-acetyltransferase, which encodes MPSTVNVGKSRVQVRVADAGFAAYINGSDFSFQVDAYAEVAHGVAVTDWPLCRIASYRKCYGIDPEEFSSYRNAPDSEVFMAYLDGQAVGHVVVSTNWNGYGHIDELAVHAPARGHGVARTLLEVAQFWSRRKGLPGVMLETQNNNLGACRLYERCGYVVGGVDRLRYRGIDPQTREVAIFWYLLFAEDPAGNAS